The Longimicrobiales bacterium genome includes the window TCGACTGACATGCGCCTCCCTGGGGTACTCGAGGAGCTGCATGACGGCGAGCGCACAGTCGTCGGCCTCAAGCTTCCAGCCGCGTGCCTCGTCCGGCTCGTTGTCGTTGAAGTATGTATTCACGCTCCCCGGCATAACAATCGAGACGCGGACCTGGTCATGACGCACATCAAGCATCATGGCCTCTGTCAGTCCGAGAAGGCCAAATTTGCTGGCGTTGTAGCCGGTCCCTCGTGCGAAGGAATATCGGCTGGCCAAGGACGCGACGTTAATGATATAGCCGTCGCCGGAGGCGGTGAGATGAGAGAGCGCGGCCTTCGAACAGTAGAAGACGCCTCCCAGATTCACATCGACCTGTGTCTGCCATTCGTCGACAGACATCGCCGACATCGGCTTGAACACTCCGACTCCGGCGTTGTTGACGAGGACGTCGAGCCGGCCGAAGTGGGCGACCGCCTGCTCGACCATCGCGGCACACGCTTCAGGCTTCGCTACGTCGCAGACCACGCCCAGGGCGTTTTCACCGAGGCGCGCGCTGACTGATGCGACATCGGCTTCCGTCCGCGACGTTACGACG containing:
- a CDS encoding SDR family oxidoreductase; amino-acid sequence: MSNHLTGKVAIVTGSTKGIGLAIAERMINEGAFVVVTSRTEADVASVSARLGENALGVVCDVAKPEACAAMVEQAVAHFGRLDVLVNNAGVGVFKPMSAMSVDEWQTQVDVNLGGVFYCSKAALSHLTASGDGYIINVASLASRYSFARGTGYNASKFGLLGLTEAMMLDVRHDQVRVSIVMPGSVNTYFNDNEPDEARGWKLEADDCALAVMQLLEYPREAHVSRIEMRPAVPPRN